A section of the Ranitomeya imitator isolate aRanImi1 chromosome 7, aRanImi1.pri, whole genome shotgun sequence genome encodes:
- the LOC138645515 gene encoding E3 ubiquitin/ISG15 ligase TRIM25-like, which yields MASAELRDELNCSICLSLYTDPVSLRCGHNFCRSCIVSVLDAQEAAGGYSCPDCRAEYPECPALEKNRKLRNIVERFSSTQPDMEETTIFCTYCTKSPVPAVRTCLQCETSMCEKHLTAHNKSVNHNLTEPTLSFKGQKCSTHKEILKYYCPKDATCICVSCWVAGDHKGHDVELLDVASEKKKEKLRKYFDDLKPQNIKTQKRVQNLQDHKVKIQEKASHKRKNISKMFMNIKKKLEMAEKKVLSEVSRQEEKIVSQISHLIKKLEIQEGELSRKMRHVEEMCRVTDPIRLLQERDITVCSYGGDEDTGGDGGEVSTEEDLDEVLISLTLHRSMRDIVTNITSELGFHIPDILLDVDTANDFVKVSEDLKTATDLEDEQEKTESSGRFVDYSQVLSRCGLTSGRHYWEVEWDQIGVCGIGLSYPSIEREGGQSDIGNNDKSWCLFMCDGGYNVYHNFVRLTFSVKPTCPTLGVYLDYEAGRLSFYELCDPIRHLHTFTASFTEPLHVVFYVNDGASVTIRS from the coding sequence ATGGCGTCTGCTGAGCTGAGGGACGAGCTGAACTGCTCCATCTGCCTGAGCCTCTATACAGATCCCGTATccctgagatgtggacacaacttctgccgcTCGTGTATTGTGAGTGTGCTGGATGCACAGGAGGCGGCTGGAGGGTATTCCTGTCCTGACTGCAGAGCAGAATATCCGGAGTGTCCGGCCCTGGAGAAGAACCGAAAGCTGAGGAACATAGTGGAGCGTTTctcatctactcagcctgatatggaggagaccacaatcttctgtacttactgtacaaagtctcctgtACCGGCTGTAAGgacatgtctgcagtgtgagacctCCATGTGTGAGAAACATCTCACAGCCCATAACAAGTCAGTGAATCACAATCTAACTGAACCAACACTGTCATTTAAGGGACAAAAATGCTCCACACACAAAGAGATCCTGAAATATTACTGCCCTAAAGACGCCACCTGTATCTGTGTGTCCTGCTGGGTGGCTGGAGACCACAAGGGACATGACGTGGAGCTACTGGATGTGGCTTCTGAGAAGAAGAAAGAGAAACTGAGGAAATATTTTGATGATCTAAAGCCACAAAATATAAAAACTCAGAAAAGAGTCCAGAATCTACAAGATCATAAGGTGAAGATCCAGGAGAAAGCTTCTCATAAGAGGAAGAACATCAGTAAGATGTTTATGAACATTAAGAAGAAACTGGAAATGGCAGAAAAGAAGGTGCTGAGCGAGGTCTCCAGGCAGGAGGAGAAGATTGTGTCCCAGATATCTCATCTGATCAAGAAGCTGGAAATACAGGAGGGCGAGCTGTCCAGGAAGATGCGTCACGTGGAGGAGATGTGTCGTGTCACCGACCCAATAAGACTCTTACAAGAACGTGACATTACAGTGTGTAgttatggaggtgatgaggacacagggggaGATGGTGGAGAGGTCAGTACTGAGGAGGATCTGGATGAGGTTCTGATCTCACTGACCTTACACCGATCTATGAGGGATATTGTCACCAATATAACATCAGAGCTTGGGTTCCATATCCCAGACATATTGCTGGATGTGGACACTGCTAATGATTTTGTGAAGGTATCAGAAGATCTGAAAACAGCAACAGATTTAGAAGACGAACAGGAGAAAACAGAATCATCAGGAAGATTTGTGGATTACTCCCAGGTGTTAAGCAGATGTGGTCTCacctcaggacgacattactgggaGGTAGAGTGGGACCAGATAGGTGTATGTGGCATCGGATTGTCCTATCCCAGTATAGAAAGGGAAGGTGGACAGTCTGATATTGGAAATAATGATAAATCTTGGTGTTTGTTTATGTGTGATGGAGGATATAATGTATATCACAACTTTGTTAGATTAACGTTTAGTGTAAAGCCAACATGTCCAACACTTGGAGTCTACTTAGACTATGAGGCCGGGCGTCTGTCCTTCtatgagctgtgtgaccccattagacacttacacaccttcaccGCCTCCTTCACTGAACCCCTACATGTTGTCTTCTATGTGAATGATGGGGCCTCTGTTACAATAAGAAGCTGA